One Triticum dicoccoides isolate Atlit2015 ecotype Zavitan chromosome 3B, WEW_v2.0, whole genome shotgun sequence genomic window, CTTAAAGTCAACTGCTCCACACCTTCTAGCTTGCAATTTCTTGAAAACCCTTTGTAGTCAATCTGCTAATATAAACAACCCTCCGGTGTTTTTTAGTTTGTCTGCTTGGTGTACATTTTTGCTTCATGTACATATGTCCGTGCAACCTATTGatgattttgttttgttttatgtTTACATTTTACACATTTCTCTGTGTGAATATGTTTTGGGTTACTTTATTTACCTACTCTTTTGAAGGTCTATTTACTTATTGGCATAGTAAGGTGCAACTGAGAAAGAATTTGTGCTTAATGAAGCTACCTTGTATAGGTCCAAGAAAAGAAGGTTAAAAAAATATGTGAGATGAATATGAACCCTTCAAATGCTCCTGCAAATGGTAGCCCTGTTGGCAGTACTATGTGTGGTTCAAGCGCACGTACTCCAAATGGTGGAATTTTGAAGCCTGGTGGACTTCCTTTACTTCGCCTGCCTGTGGTAGTTGTACTCAACTCAAATCTGAAGAAATATTTTTTGAACTTATCAGACACTACCATTGTGTTAATTTCTCGTCTTCTTGTTGAGCTGAACATGATCTTCATATGATTCTCAGTCTGATACCTGTCCTTGATTTTACCTGTATCTTCTTGATTTGCTACATTTACCTAACCATTCCTATACAACAGGTTACAAGCCAGGAAACAAGTCTCGCTGCAAATTGCCGTAGAGTCTATGCTCATGCACATGATTACCATATCAATTCCATTTCAAATAACAGGTCTTGGACATTACTCATGCTTAACAATTAGTTGTACCGTAGTTAATATTACAAAGTTGACTTGCAAACCTTACAAGCTCATGACGCCAACTTTGAAAGTATGGGTAAAGTTCACCCAAGTTGTTCTGCAAAATACACATTTATTTAGTCTTACCATATTTTTGTGTTTTGAGACTTCCATCTGTAGAATTTCATGTGTGGTTGGCTGTATGTTAGAAGGTAAAGCATTAGACTTCATATATATGCTTATGAGTTAATTTTATACATGCAGGGTTATACCTGCGAAAAATCATGCAGTGATATGATTAAATGTCCTCCAAAATATTGTGTGGTGCATGTCTGTTCATAAATCTGCATCTTTTTTTTGCTGGTGCACATAGTCTAACATGATGTACATATGTGCTTGTTTTCCGACTTTCTCAAGTACCTAAATAAAGTCACCCACCGTTGCATGTACAAACATAATTCTCTTTTAATGCATGATCTCCCACTTTCAAGGTAGTCATCGGGAGTATATACTTTACTGTTGTGCACCTTATGTACGTTGATTCAGCTTAGCTAAAATCTGTTCGTTTTTATGCAGTGACATAAATTGCTTCTTGTTCTTTCCTTCGCAGTGATGGTGAGACATTTATATCAGCAGATGATTTGCGGATAAATCTTTGGAATTTGGAAATTAGCAATCAAAGTTTCAACATTGTTGACGTTAAACCAACGAACATGGAGGATCTCACCGGTATTACTTCCAAATCTACAAACTCTTAGCTGTGCTTTCTAGAAGCATGCTTTGTATAGCTAAAGCTATATGTTCGAGAACAAAAACATTTATAGCCTCAACTCACTTAGTCAGAAAAAGATACCCTCCCATACAGCTATGATTGACTAGTTTAGTCCTCATGACATATACTACAGCTACAAGTGTTTATACGGTCCTGAGTCATGGGAACATTATTTCTTTTCATGTAAATAAggaaatacaacaacaacaacagcaacaacaaagcctttagtcccaaacaagttggggtaggctagaggtgaaacccataagatctcgcaaccaactcatggctatggcacatggatagcaagcttccacgcacccctgtgcatagctagttctttggtgatactccaattcttcaagtctctcttaacggactcctcccatgtcaaattcggtctaccccgacctctcttgacattctccgcacgctttagccatccgctatgcactgcagcttctggaggcctgcgctgaatatgcccaaaccatctcagatgatgttggacaagcttctcttcaattggtgctaccccaactctatctcgtatatcatcattcttgactcgatccttcctcgtgtggctacacatccatctcaacatacgcatctccgccacacctaactgttgaacatgttgcAGGCCTTTTAGTCGGcctacactcagcgccatacaacattgcgggtcgaaccgccgtcctgtagaacttgccttttagcttttgtggcactctcttgtcacagagaatgctagaagcttggcgccacttcatccatcctgcTTTAatttgatggttcacatcttcatcaatacccccatcctcctgcagcattgaccccaaatatcgaaaggtgtccttctgaggcaccacctgcccatcaagcctaaggggctgtttggatcaTTGCCTCAAGGCGCCCTGCCAAAATATTGGTAGTTGACCAACTCTAGGTATCCATTTGGTTGCATGCCAAATAATTGGCACGCCCACGCCTCCACAACATCTCTAGTTCAATTCTCACCCAATATTTTGGCAAGGCATGGGCGGCTGATTCCTGCGCCAATATTTTGGCAAGCCAACGATTGGCAAGGCTGGCGCTGGCTCAAACCAAACAGACCCTAACTCCTCctccacctagtagtactgaaccgCACATCATGTAAATAACGAAATAGTCAACTAAAATTGGTTATAGGTGAAATGGATGCATAGTTCTTACTTCAAACACGGGTTGTAGGTGTTACAGGTCTATCCTAATTGACCTTTGTATTTACATGTTCTTCAAGTTTTTGAGGTGACATCTGTTTGCTTAACATGTCTCTGGCAGTTACGTTTTTATTCTGTAAATCTGCAGAGGTTATAACATCTGCGGAGTTCCACCCTTCTCACTGTAATACACTGGCATATAGTAGCTCAAAGGGCTCCATTCGACTCGTTGACCTGCGGCAGTCAGCTCTTTGTGATACTCATTCCAAACTGTGAGCTTCCATTTGACTTGTTCCTTTTAATATTTCAATATTCAGTACTATGTTTAGAAGAACAAACGGTGGACATTGATTTGTTAGCACTGTCTCAAATTGATCATCTTAAAGTTGCCTTTTGCTCTTGTAGCTTTGAGCAGCATGAGGCCCCAGGTTCAAGATCCTTTTTTACTGAGATTATAGCCTCAATTTCTGACATAAAGTTCTCCATGGACGGGAGACATATTCTTAGTCGTGACTACATGACTTTGAAGGTCTCTTTCTGAAACTTCTTTGCGTGACTGCTTTAAGTTTCATAATCAGTTCATTTGTTGACCCCCACCCTGCACTTCCCTTTGTTTCCTCAATTAAAATGAAGGTAGTTGATTGCATTGTAATCCCTGATACAGTATAACCAAGTTAACATGTCTACTGTAgagatatttttattttctttgtaagCTGATATTGAAGGTCAACCCGTAGGTTCTGATTGAGGTGACCCTTTATATATACGCAATTCACTCTTCACAAATCAATCATAGTCATGCAATCACCAATGCACCATGACTGTGTCTATCTTTGTAATACTTAAATTATTTCTTGTACTTAGTAGTTCATTTCATCATGGAAGCTGCTGCTCTATAGAACTTAGGTAGTATACTACTACATTTAGCTATGTAAGCGTTATCTATCTGCAGTAACCCAGTAGCAATCATTTTGCAAACAGTTCTATTTTGGTGCTTTACCACGATTAGATTGTTTATCTCCTATTACAGCTATGGGATGTTAATATGGATTCTGGTCCAGTTGCAACGTTCCAGGTTCACGAGTACCTAAGGCCTAAGGTAATTTCTCCGATGTTAAGATCTATGATTTGATAGTTCTTTGAGGATGATGAGCAACACATATTTCTCTGGAGTAACTCTATTTCACGTGTTTTCTTAAACTGCAGTTATGTGATTTATATGAAAACGACTCGATTTTTGACAAATTTGAATGTTGTCAAAGTGGCGATGGGTTGCGAGTAGCAACTGGTTCTTACAGGTAGGTTGGTATGCTCAGCTCCGTTGTAGCACAACTTAGTTTCCTTCATGGAATTAATGGTTCGTTAATCTGTGTTCCTTCAGCAATATTTTCCGAGTGTTCAATTGTGGTGCTGGTGGCAGTGAGGTGACAACACTTGAAGCAACTCGAAACCCTACAAGGTAATTAATTCCTCTTTTCACATCATATAAATCAGTGTATGTTCGCTGCTACTATGCGTGCTTGTGAAATTGATTGTTTGTTTACCAATGGTTGCTAAAATAATATACCATGGTGCTAGGGCTTCTTGATTCCATCGTTTTTCCTACTTGTGCAGAAGGCAGATTCAGAATCCCGCACGGCCTGCGAGATCTCTAGGTAGTCTTACAAGGGTTGTTAGACGAGGTTAGCTTTATTGCAGCTATTTATGCTTCGTACTTGAGCTGCAGAGGCTTTTCATTGCAGCTATGTATATTGTAAATCTTATGCAGGTGCAGAGAACACTGGAATAGATGCGAACGGGAACTCCTACGACTTAAGCACAAAACTGCTCCATTTGGCATGGCACCCGTCCGAGAATTTAATTGCCTGTGCTGCAGCCAACAGCTTGTACATGTACTATGCGTAAAACACGGGAAATGAGCGAAGGGACAGTATTTTTTGGTAGCTGCTCCCGGCGAGAAGAGGAGTTACATTATCCCTGGTGCGGCAAATCAGGGAGATGGTGTATTTTGGGCCAGTCACATGCTGTTCTTTTGAGTTCCATATATAGAGCTGTCCAAGAGTCCAAGAGGAAGTGACTGGATCATTCCCGGGAAGCAGCTTGATTctgattatttttttattttataggGGAAAGGCCTGTCTTTCCCCTATAGGTTCATTTAGGTTTAAGATAAGATTCTGGTTCACCATTTGGAAGGAACAAAACTTTTGGGCATCTCCAGTAGATGACAAGGGGATGACCTGCCGTTGCGATGGAATCGTGGGGCTTGTAGCATCAGGGGCATTCATGTTTTTGATAATTTTCTATTTCAATAGTGACCTTTCTCATTCCTCCCAGCGTCAGTACAGACACCGTGCTATACGGAAAGTGATGTCTACTGCACCTGTTCTGCGATGTCCATTTGTTGTGTGAGCAGAAAAGCTATGCGAGTCCCATGTTTTTTTTGTCGCATCACTCACAAATACTGATATCATCCTGTAGGCTTGTTTCTTTATAACTCAAATGCCTTCAAAAGTACAAGCATTTGAAATTAAAGTCATTCCTATCTGAGTTCCAAAaggagtttttttttcttttcgagaGAATCCAAAAAGAGATCGGGACCCTTTTTTTTTCCTAGAGATCAAGAGATTGCCATACCCGTACGTGGAAGATGGACTGACTATGGCCGGGATCAATGCTACAAAAAGGATGTCCAAGAAAAGATATCAACCACGTGGCATGTATGGTAAGCAATtcaaactaatccaaaagaaaagaTACAAACGACTGGTTGTGTGGGGAAGTCTTCTTATATGCAGGAAGGACTACATTGTCTACATTTTCAAAACCGAGGTGGTCTACACCACCTCGGAGGCCATACGACAGAAGAGCGGCTATGTGGTGACAAGTTTCGTTGAGCCAGTTTCAAGCCGGTGACTGAAGATGCCGTGCAACTTGGATGACCCGAGGCGCAGCCAAGTTTGAAGACCGCTtcaggggctactatcggcatcccGGCCGAGGGGGTCCTCGCCATGTCGAGTCCCGGCTTGGTGGGTCGTGACCCCCTAAGTCGGTTCTGTCTTGGGCCACTTTGGATGGGCCATAGCTGATTGCATGTAGATTCTGGAAGGCTTGGAGTACAAGTCGAATACATCAGAGCCGTGGAGGACTGTGACAGAGTCGattccggtagatctcgggtagggggtcccgagctagtaGCCTAGATGCAATGGTAACAGGGACACATGATTTACCCAAGtccgggctctccgaggagatatgtCCTGCTTATGTTGTACTCCCCCCGTAAAAaaaataagagcatttagatcactactttagtgatctaaacgctcttatatttctttacagagggagtattgatTTGGGATGGAGCGCAAAGCACAAGTTGATCTACCCTGAGATCAATGATTTCATGTACGAGCCCTGTcccctggtttatatagataccagggGTGGCTAGGGTTATACCAAGGTCGGCTATGTATAAGGTAATTGTGTTGTAGACGACATCTAAGTATTTGGAGTAGGCGCCAAGTCTTCGGAAGTATTCCTTCTTCAAGCCATGGTCCGCCTTGATGTGGTCCACTAGTGAACCgacatggggtcctcggcccagcccacctggccgggacaCGACATGGTGAATGACCCCAATTCTGAGACACCATCAGTAGCTCCTAAACCAGTCTTCAAGTTTGGAGACATCCCTCGGATCTTCCGAGCTCTTCTTCGTCTtgggtcatcggtcttgaaaactgctTCAACGAATTCCCCCTACGTCCGATGTCTTGTTCGTCCAAATGTATCCGAAGAGTTATCACGCCCTCTCTACATTTTCCAGTGAGTTCTTCGTCGTCTCCTCGCTAAGTTGGATATCGGAAATTTTTTCACGCAACTTTTCCTTAGTCGCTAAGTATTCCCGCGCTTGACCCGTGATGATAGCCTAGCCTGGTTCTGACAGCACAGACCAGTCTCATCTATCAAACCACGTGGCTATGCAACGCCACTGACTCGTCGGTCAATATAGCGTGCGTGAGTGCATTGTGGCCCCACCTTTGTCACGTCTTATAGTAAAGAGATTGTGTGCCTCGATATGGTCATTTAATCAACCGCCCCCACAATTCCCGTGTGTGATTATAGCACGCCGCATGGGGGAAACACACGATTTATTGTCACGTGACGGAATTACCCTACCGACGCTTCACATTTACCACTGCCTATAAAAGGCCAAGCGTAAGGAGGAGCCAAGTTTATGCTCCCATTCCTTCTAGCTCTTGTCTTCTTCCTGGAGCTCCTGGGCCCAAGCATCCGCTGTTCTTGAGCCCGAAAACTTCCACTAAGCCTCCCATTCCACCTACCTGCATCCATGGCTGGCAAGCAAGCCCAGGCGATGAAGGCCTCCAAGGCCGAGAAGTAGGTGGCATGGGAGGCATCGACGGCCTCCCACACAAAAGGGCGATGGAAGGGCACCATGGTGTCACAGGAGCCGATCGCGCAGCTCTCCAAGGCTGGGTACTTGCCAGCTCTGGAGATCGCTCTGGCCCATTCTACTCTGACCAACGGTGAGGGcgccccctatatatatatattatgtcaTTGTGCTTCAACCCTGCATGGGCGAGCGGGTAATTTTGGTCTCACATCTCCTCCGCGGCCTCGGTTTCCCTATTCATCCTTTTCCCAGAAGTCTTCTTCACTTCAATTCCACCACCTAGCCCCAAACTCCATCTTGCACATCACATGCTTCATCACATTCTATGAAGCCTTCCTCTCATGTGAGCCAAATTTCGAGCTATGATGCAAATATTTCACCGTCAAGCTCCAGACCAATGACCACGAGGCGTGCGAGTGCGGGGACACCATGATCAGCAAGATCCAAGGCACTGGATGGCTGAAAGGGGCTTCATCGACACAATGAAGAACTGGCATGAAGAGTGGTTCTCCATCTCGGATGTGCCACTAACCGACCCTCCTCGGGCGGGGATTGCCACCCTCCTTGGGCGAACTACTGTCCTGGAATCCAAAGTACATTAATTGGTCAGATTACGAGGAGGTGTGCATGCTCACCAAAATGGTGACTACCATCCAAGATCATGGGATCACCCTCGTCAAGGTGATGCATGTGGATGTAAGCCAGGACATCCAACCCCTCCAAGACCGTGCCCACTCCATGTGGGTTTATACCCGGGAGTACGACGACACGCGGGCTATCCACGGTGATTTTTATGGAGGCAAGTCCATGTAGGAGATGTTCTCCTTGTTGTTCAAGGGAAAGGTCGTATACTTCCTGAGGTAGGTATGATACTGGGTCAATGACCTTCCGGGGGAGTTATGTTACTGACTCCTTCATTTTTTAGACATTGAGGTCCTCATaaggagtatgattacacaaataatatggctgaaggccatctaaactaaataactgcggaagcttcaaaggtaaatgagtccatcaactccaacggcatagctgagtgcaagacaacgacctatcgcaccttattcgtcgtctaagaagtctgcaacatgagacattgtagCAGTGTAGGTCAGcatattgaatatgctggcagagttacactataaagcaatgagtgcaagaactacatctacatgcaatatttggctggtggagtctCTAAGTtaaggttttgcataaagctagtttttccctacaacaaaggaataaatgttatttactactcccaagttgttccaatatttgagaaggttcctccaactcaaatcccaattaaacaagtatcatcattaaacccaattcaattaatttaagagtgatgagatcaacaatagtaTCCAattctagatactcaaaatgtccataaccggggacacggctaaccatgattagtttatacactctgcagaggttgcacacttttccccacaagactcgaccgcatccatgatcggaagatcgagacaatctttttgaagcattaactctctactccggacagaccggtacacctactttcccctacatctgctagtccacctcttcgagagctcatacaacttactcaactatgccagagcccataatggcttgtggttgcacacggaagtttctacgcatgaaatatcatatgatccctttgagcctgggtggcgaactgaGGAAaagtcacacgggtactccgggatttcccaaaatGGACAAAcagtggattctccaggtgccccaaccaatccacccagatgtgtattaaattttccaccttaatgttatccaagattaataactctcacaacttccatgtgtatcacgatccaatccccgtctacgagcatggttaAGCAATAActgagcataacatatattcccggggtgatcaaaaggtagtaggtttctacctcaagtactacaaccaaaccacatgttcccaatcctacttatgcaaatatttgaggggcaatactaatgcatagtaaaaactgggtatagaagagtatgatcaaagtgtaacttgccttgctgatgatctacaaactctagagattcgtagtaacaagcttcgcactccgaatAATCcagcgtagacaaacagtagcatacataagcaatcactcaaacgaaacaaaaagaaatcgagaaaagatccaaataaaactcaaaacaagcaaccgactaaactaaacagaaaacaaaacctaacagcattattttcatgtgaattagatcttaacagtaggcacatgtgattagctacgatttgcaaaaagaatcaactcaaacggagctacgaaactcaagatacaaacgaaacaagatcaaatactaatctgaactaaactcaaattttaaattgtcgaaATCATGTTACAGTTTGTTTACTGGAAAGAGGGgatcgttacgaagatttaggcgttggtttcatctaatttggataaacgagcaaaaagttacgctagttttaagatcaggggctaaatcgcgagaaaactattcgtggataggtccctggcaaaaattaaactaaaaagaaaaatctacagaaggaacgttcgctaacagaacctaacgaacgaattcgttcattaTAAGAAACTAACGGGTGAACGTCCGTCAACTAACGAACTAAAACAAAAAACGATCTAAACCTAACTAACCGAAAAAACCGAAAAAGAAAACCGACGGTTTTATACCGGTTAACCGGACTTGGCCGGTGGCTCGGTCAACGGCGGGCAAAAActgacggcggcggcgggtctccggcgacggcagctTGCGGGCGAGGTgaggcgacggtggcggcggcgcggaacAGCGACGGCGGTGCGGCAGCAGCACCAgtaggcggcggcgaggcgaggcacGGGCGGCGNNNNNNNNNNNNNNNNNNNNNNNNNNNNNNNNNNNNNNNNNNNNNNNNNNNNNNNNNNNNNNNNNNNNNNNNNNNNNNNNNNNNNNNNNNNNNNNNNNNNNNNNNNNNNNNNNNNNNNNNNNNNNNNNNNNNNNNNNNNNNNNNNNNNNNNNNNNNNNNNNNNNNNNNNNNNNNNNNNNNNNNNNNNNNNNNNNNNNNNNNNNNNNNNNNNNNNNNNNNNNNNNNNNNNNNNNNNNNNNNNNNNNNNNNNNNNNNNNNNNNNNNNNNNNNNNNNNNNNNNNNNNNNNNNNGGGGGGCGATGCCGGCTTGCGGGAGGGGcaagcggggcggcggcggagaggactccgatccggactctggCGGGAGTCCGGCGCGAGCACGGGGATGAGGCGGCGGCACGCTGGGCCGTTTCCTGGCCCAGGAATTTTTTTAACGATTTCCGTAGagaaaatcctaataaataaaaatgaaaatctagaaattccagaaacatatttcaccatccctacctaatatttgagacaagatgaacatttttctggactaaatgcatgtttttctctaattcaaataaaattcaaataaaataatagtttgatttcaaaatttcttttccaatattcctgctctgttttgaagaagtcattttatcttctctcatttattttattgaattgaaataattggaaagaaattgttgaaaatcaaattgatccacttttaaaatttgaaataaattcaaatatgaaatttaaatgaaacctccaactctctccttgggtccttcagttgcttaagatttcttggatcacaaccaaaagcaataaaatatgaaatgcatatgaatgatctatgtataacatccaaattgaaaattgggatgttacaaacctaccccccttaagatgaatctcgccctcgagattcgggctggTCAGCAAAAGGGTGTTggtggtccttgcggaggtcttcttctcgctccgaggtggattcctcctcggtatggtggctccactgaaccttgcaaaacttgatgactcggctgcgagtaactcgactggaaaactcgagaatcttgactggcttctcttcataggtcagatcactatccaactgaattgcttcgagtggcactgtatctctcagaggaatgtcggCATCTCTGCgtggcatttcttcaactgggaaacgtgaaacacatcatgaactcctgacaatccttctgtcaattccaacttgtaggcaacttctcccatgcgttccaaaactctgtatggtcccacaaaacgtggtgctagctttcccttgactccaaaacgcttaactcctcgaagtggggacacacgaagatatgctctgtctccgacttcataggctacctccttgcgtttattaTCCGCATAACTCCTTtgactagactgggctacctt contains:
- the LOC119276213 gene encoding serine/threonine protein phosphatase 2A 55 kDa regulatory subunit B beta isoform-like isoform X1, with amino-acid sequence MMNGAAAPEPTEAPAPSPQVPLDWRFSQVFGERGAGEDVQDVDIISAIEFNKLGHHLATGDRGGRVVLFERTDAKDHVSRKDAEKADYSISRHPEFRYKTEFQSHEPEFDYLKSLEIEEKINKIKWCQETNGASFLLSTNDKTIKFWKVQEKKVKKICEMNMNPSNAPANGSPVGSTMCGSSARTPNGGILKPGGLPLLRLPVVVTSQETSLAANCRRVYAHAHDYHINSISNNSDGETFISADDLRINLWNLEISNQSFNIVDVKPTNMEDLTEVITSAEFHPSHCNTLAYSSSKGSIRLVDLRQSALCDTHSKLFEQHEAPGSRSFFTEIIASISDIKFSMDGRHILSRDYMTLKLWDVNMDSGPVATFQVHEYLRPKLCDLYENDSIFDKFECCQSGDGLRVATGSYSNIFRVFNCGAGGSEVTTLEATRNPTRRQIQNPARPARSLGSLTRVVRRGAENTGIDANGNSYDLSTKLLHLAWHPSENLIACAAANSLYMYYA
- the LOC119276213 gene encoding serine/threonine protein phosphatase 2A 55 kDa regulatory subunit B beta isoform-like isoform X2, which encodes MMNGAAAPEPTEAPAPSPQVPLDWRFSQVFGERGAGEDVQDVDIISAIEFNKLGHHLATGDRGGRVVLFERTDAKDHVSRKDAEKADYSISRHPEFRYKTEFQSHEPEFDYLKSLEIEEKINKIKWCQETNGASFLLSTNDKTIKFWKVQEKKVKKICEMNMNPSNAPANGSPVGSTMCGSSARTPNGGILKPGGLPLLRLPVVTSQETSLAANCRRVYAHAHDYHINSISNNSDGETFISADDLRINLWNLEISNQSFNIVDVKPTNMEDLTEVITSAEFHPSHCNTLAYSSSKGSIRLVDLRQSALCDTHSKLFEQHEAPGSRSFFTEIIASISDIKFSMDGRHILSRDYMTLKLWDVNMDSGPVATFQVHEYLRPKLCDLYENDSIFDKFECCQSGDGLRVATGSYSNIFRVFNCGAGGSEVTTLEATRNPTRRQIQNPARPARSLGSLTRVVRRGAENTGIDANGNSYDLSTKLLHLAWHPSENLIACAAANSLYMYYA